The region TACCATATTCTATAGCTTTTTGGTTATTAGAGTCCCACATTAAAGCTTCTCTCTGTGCTATTTTAATTGCCTCAAAATCTAAACCTGAGCGTACTGGTAGAATCATCTTATTTAATTCTCCTTCACGAATTTCTTCTTTTCGTGACACGCGCTCTTTAACACCAAAATCATATGATAAATCTATATCATTATACACACCCTCAGTCACCAAAAAGTCTAAGAAAAACTTAGATAGATTGTCTTGAAAATCACCTTTAGCATTAATGTTCTTATAACTAATAACATATAATTGCTCTTCCGCTCTTGTTAGTGCAACATATAACACATTGACATTGTCTAGTAAAGTCTCCTGCTTCTTACTTTCATAAAGTTTTTGTGCAAACTCTCCATACTCTGTCACTTCTTTTTTGGAATCAACTAAGGCTTTTGGAAACATAATTTGATCATTATCAGTCTCTATATTCACCCATAACTTGTCACGACTAGCCGCTGTAAAGCTCTCTTCAGCAAAAGGGAATATCACCACAGGGAACTCCAATCCTTTAGATTTGTGAATAGTCATAATCTGCACAGCATTACGTCCTTCTGGAGTAGGTATACTGAATTTTTGATAATTTGCACTCCAATAATCTAAGAAATCACTAATTCCAAATTGGTTTTTCAATGATTTCTCTAGTATTAAATCCAAAAAATATAACACATAAGAACTAGCCCCTTTTTCTGGAATAAATGCAACTACAATAGCCTCTACAGCATCGTATAGGGACTTAGAACGACATGCCTCAAAAGAGATCGGAACACCATTATCTACTAACCACCCTTCAAGCTCAATCTCAGAACGAAAAGACAATCCTTCTTTTATAAAATCATGCTTTGCTTTCGACTCCTTATTCTTAGAAGCTATATAGTACAAAAACATCATTTTTGCCTCTAAATCCTTTTCTGTTTTAAGGAACTTAAGAACATTAATAATCAAGCGAACCTCACTAGCATTATTAATTAAAAGCGAATCAGAAGATAAGATATCAATTCCATTTTCTGTTAAAAAGTTAGCCAACAAAACACCGTGATCTCGTCTACGTGTTAAGATAACTATATCCTTTAAGTCAAAACCTTGCTCTAAGGCTTGATTGATAGCGCTAAGAGTTGCTTCAACGAATTGTAGATTCTTATCCTTCTCTTCATCACTCTTGTCTTTTTGTAGAAAAGTAATATTAACATACCCCCCTTCTTTACTATTCACCTCTTGATAACTATTATTCTCATAAAGATCTTTATAATCCTCATTAATAAAGTTTCTAGATATATCTTTAAACAATCTGTTATTAAAGTTAATTACCTCAGCATAACTCCTATAGTTCCTACCTAAATTAACTGTTTGTTTATCAGGATTTGAAAAGGGATTTTCATCCTTACTCAATGCAATAAATTGTTCCGCTTTACCTCCTCGCCATCTATAAATCGATTGTTTAGGATCCCCTACAATCATCAAACTACCTTTAACTCCTACATTATCCTCACCTGCTAAGGCATTATCAATAAGTGGAATTAAGTTTTGCCATTGCATTTCAGAGGTATCCTGAAATTCATCTATAAAGAAATGATGATAACGTTCACCTAGACGTTCATAAATAAATGGAGCTGGCTGATTCTGTATTTCATTATGGATAATAGCATTAAACTGCGTAATGGATAATATGTTCTGTTCTTCTTGTATTTTATCCATCTCTTGCCCTATCGTAGTGAGTAAGGAAAGAGGCATTAAATTCTTTAAAAAAGCCTTATAAAACGCTCTACGTGAATACAAATCATACACCTTAGATAATATTCCTAAAAGATCAGAAATACAGGCTTCTATTAATTCAGTATCTTTTGCTCCCTTTTTTATTTTAATATCATCGAATTCATGATATCGCTTTGTCGTACCAACAGTGTCCTTAATAACATTTTCAATATGTTTGATAAAATACTGACCCGAAAAAGAGCTTTTATCTATTCCTTTCGACTCTATAAAATCTAGAATGCTTTGTCCTATCACTTTACTTTCTTCTGTGATTGATCTAATCTCCTGACGTAGAAAATCTCTAACCTTCACAAAATCATTCAAGG is a window of Myroides oncorhynchi DNA encoding:
- a CDS encoding UvrD-helicase domain-containing protein translates to MSDKASFSIYNASAGSGKTHTLVKEYLKILLLDKQDDAYKKILAITFTNKAVAEMKSRVVSCLNAFSKEILDKKYLGIFEQVKDDTQLSKEFIQAKSGRIIRSIIHNYASFDISTIDKFTHKVIRSFAFDLELPMTFEVSLDSDELLQEAVDAVIAKAGVDKELTELLIDFSIDKADNDKSWDITRELKDVGSLLLNENNREEIALFSEHTLNDFVKVRDFLRQEIRSITEESKVIGQSILDFIESKGIDKSSFSGQYFIKHIENVIKDTVGTTKRYHEFDDIKIKKGAKDTELIEACISDLLGILSKVYDLYSRRAFYKAFLKNLMPLSLLTTIGQEMDKIQEEQNILSITQFNAIIHNEIQNQPAPFIYERLGERYHHFFIDEFQDTSEMQWQNLIPLIDNALAGEDNVGVKGSLMIVGDPKQSIYRWRGGKAEQFIALSKDENPFSNPDKQTVNLGRNYRSYAEVINFNNRLFKDISRNFINEDYKDLYENNSYQEVNSKEGGYVNITFLQKDKSDEEKDKNLQFVEATLSAINQALEQGFDLKDIVILTRRRDHGVLLANFLTENGIDILSSDSLLINNASEVRLIINVLKFLKTEKDLEAKMMFLYYIASKNKESKAKHDFIKEGLSFRSEIELEGWLVDNGVPISFEACRSKSLYDAVEAIVVAFIPEKGASSYVLYFLDLILEKSLKNQFGISDFLDYWSANYQKFSIPTPEGRNAVQIMTIHKSKGLEFPVVIFPFAEESFTAASRDKLWVNIETDNDQIMFPKALVDSKKEVTEYGEFAQKLYESKKQETLLDNVNVLYVALTRAEEQLYVISYKNINAKGDFQDNLSKFFLDFLVTEGVYNDIDLSYDFGVKERVSRKEEIREGELNKMILPVRSGLDFEAIKIAQREALMWDSNNQKAIEYGNLVHELMSFITDYRDLDAVVKEGLEKGLIQEDVKEDFRDVISKIIEHPDLEIFFRIDNKVFNERVIIGPYQRNTIPDRVVIRGKQAYILDYKTGKEEEKYKEQVKSYGKSLEEMGYEVVKMVLLYTGENLNMIHL